The candidate division TA06 bacterium DNA window CGTCAGATCGAACGGCAAACCTATCCTTCCGAACACGGAAACCAGCGTGATAAGAACTTCCCTTGGGAGTAAGAAAGACAATGGGGCCGGATCATACATCGCCATGGCCGACGACCTGGCCAGGTACCATAATAAAATTGCTGCCAGCCAGGTTAAAACCGATAGTATCACTTTCCTGGATTTTTCAACTCCGTTGTCCGTCAATAAGAATATAGCTCCCAAAGCTGCCCCCGGGAAAGCCAGGGCCGTTTCCTTGGTAAACAGTGCAGCCAAGAAACAAACTCCCTGAGCGGCCAGATTTATGATCCTTTTAGTTTCAAGGAACCGCAGGTGAAACATCATCGCTGCCAAAACCCAGACAGCCAGCATGGAATCGTTGCGGCCAGGCAACCAGGATACAGCGCTGGCCAGTACCGGGTGAACAGCCAAGATCATGGCTGCGGCAAAAGCAGCTGGGCGAATGTACTTAAGTATGACAAACAGGCCAAAGGCCAGCCAAACTGCCGCAATATGAAATAGCAGGTTGTTTAAATGGTATATCCAGTGCTTGTTACCGGCAAGGAATGAGTCAAACAAAATGGAAACCGCCAGCAGCGGCCGGTAAAAGAACAGCCCGGGGCCGGATCCAAAGGCGCTTTCGCTGAAGGCCGCCTTTATGCGCCCGAGGTCAAGTGCCTGCCCCGCCTGCCGGGAGACCAGGCTGACATCATCGTACCCGACAAAGCCAAACCTTATGGTCTGCCCATAGACCAACGCCACTGCCAGCAGCAGCCAGATATAGGGCTTGAGACCGTCAAGAAAAATACTTAAATAACTGCCAGCCGGGACAACACTGATTTTTTCTGTCTTTTGGCTGCGGTGCTTGTTTTTTTTCATGAAAGATTGCTTGTCTGTCAGGTTTTAAGCTGCTTCTTTTTGGCTGCCGGGAACAGGATGTTGTTGAGGATCAGCCGGTAGCCCGGAGAATTGCGGAAAAGCCTCAGGTCGGTTGCCGGGTCGCCCACCATGTGCTGATAGTCCTCGGGATCATGCCCGCCGTAGTAAGCAAAGCTCCCCTGGCCGTAGATCCCATGCAGGTATTTTACCTCTTCGCTGCCGGCTACTTCGGCCAGGATCACGATCCCCGGCTTGATCTTTGACCTTCTGAAACCCGTGTCCTGTCCCATGAATTCCCGCACCAGCGCCACGTGGCTCTGCACCAGCATGCAGGATATGGGGTCGTACTTGGCCGAAAAATCGAACAGGGTAAAGTAGGTTTGGGCTCCGCGGGCCGCCGCCTCCTGGGTGACGTCGAGGTCCGAATGCTCGTAAACATAGGGGTTAACCATCAGCGAAAAGTCCCGGAAGGCCAGGGTTTGGCTGAAATCCAGCCGGGAAGAATAGCCGGGATCGACCGGGTCCCCGTCAAATTCCCGGGGCACGATGTCGGTGGCGGCCGCCGCCAGGGCGATGTCCAGGGTGGCCGGGGCCGAGCACATGGCGAACAGGAATCCCCCCTGGAACAGGTACTTTCTGAGTTCCTGTCCCACCGCCAGTTTCAACTTGCTGACCTTCTTATATCCCAGTTTTTGGGCCGTCCTGGTATTGACCTTTACATCATTCCGGTACCAGTCTGTATTCTGATAGTTCAGGTAGAACTTGCCGTACTGCCCGGTAAAATCCTCGTGGTGCAGGTGCAGCCAGTCGTATTGCGACAGGGCCCCGGCCAGCACCTCCTCGTCCCACAGAGTGGCATAGGGCACCTCGGCATAATCCAACACCAGGCGCACCGCATCATCCCAGGGATCGTAGGTGGGCGGGACATAGACCGCCAACTTGGGAGCTTTTTCCAGCTCGATCCGTTCCATGTTGGCCGGCTCCATCTGTCCGTATATTGACTGGATATCGCCGTCGGAAACTATGGAGAAGCTTACCCCGCGCAGGTTGCAGAGCTGGCCCACCATCTGATCTTGATCGGTCAGAAATGACCCGCCCCGAAAGTTCAAAAGCCACTGTACCTTGATCCCCTGTTGCAAACAGCGGTAAACCACTCCGTAGGCCTTAAGGTGATCGGACTGGTTGAGGTCCATGGGGATCAAAATTCCACCACTGAAAGCCGGGGAAGCCAAAAGCAGGCAGAAAATAGCGGAAAAAATCAGACCTTTGGTTATCTTTACAAAGCTTGATGGCATAACGTATTAGTTTAAGGCTAAATCGTTGATTTGTCAAGTTTTTTGAGTGTTTTTGGAATAAAAAAAGGCAGCAAACCTGCTGCCTAAAAAATCATTGGACGACCTCTCCGGTCAAAGTGGCCTGGGTGGCCTTTTCTATCTTCACTTTCACCAGTTGGCCGGGATTAAGCTCCCTGCCGGAATTTACTGCCACTGTCTTGTTCCCCCCCGTCCGGCCCATGAACTGGCCTTTGGCCCGTTTGCTTTCTTTCTCTACCAGCACTTCGTGAGTTTCGCCGATGTCGGCCCGGTTGGATTCTATGGTGATCGCCTGTTGGATTTTGATCAACAGGTCCAACCTTCTAAGCTTCTCACCTTCGGATACTTCACCGGGGAGATCCGCCGCCGCCGTCCCCGGGCGCTGGGAGTACTTATAGGTAAAGGCCCCGTCGAATCTGATCCCCTGCACAGCTGCCAGGGTCTCCTGAAACTCGCTTTCGGTCTCGCCGGGAAATCCCGCAATGATGTCCGTGGTCAGTACCAGACCGGGCATGGCCTGCCGGGCTTTGGCGGCAAGTGAGGCAAAATGCCCCATGGTATATCTGCGGTTCATCAGGGCCAGTATCCTATCGCTGCCGGCCTGCAGGGGGAGGTGCAGGTGCTGGCATATCTTGGGCTGTTCCGCCATCACGGCGATGAGCTCATCGCTGAGATCCTTGGGATGCGAGGTGATGAACCTTATCCTTTCGATCCCCTCCACCCGGCAGGCCTGCAGCAGCAGCTGGGAGAAGCTGATATCCTGCCAGCGGTACGAGTTGACGTTCTGCCCCACCAGGGTGACCTCTTTGATCCCCTGCCGAGCCAGCACCCCCATGTCGCTGATCACCACCGGAGCCGGGCGGGAGGATTCTGGCCCCCGCACATAGGGAACGATGCAGTAGCTGCAATGGTTGTTGCAGCCCCGCATCACCGCCAGCTGGGCGGTGACCTGCCCGATGAAATCCGGACCCAGTCCGTTCTCTTGAAAAGGAACTGAGATGTCATCCCGGCATAGCTGGAGGTCTTCCATAAACAACCGGTCCAGGATCGCCGGTAGTTCGGTGTAGCTCTTGGTGCCGATCACCGCATCCAGGTGCTTGAAGCGCTCCAGCAGAGTTTTGCCCTGTTCCTGGGCCACGCAGCCGCAGAAGATGAGCTTGAGCCCCGGCTTTTTCAACTTAAGGCCTTTTAGCTCGCCCACCCGGCCCAGCACCCGCTCTTCGGCGTGCCCCCGCACCGCGCAGCTGTTGATGATCACCGCATCCGCCTGTTCGGAAGACTCAGCCTTGTTCATCCCGGCTCCGCTTAAAAGCGATGAGATGCAGGCCGAATCGTAAACGTTCATCTGGCAGCCGTAGGTCTCTATGTAAAAGGTCTTGGACATTTGTTCAATCACGATTTCCCACTATTAACCACAAAAGGCACATAAATCGTTATAACGTTACTACGTAATAACGTTAAACGTGGCTGATTTGTGTCCTTTGTGCTTTTTGTGGCTAAATATTTTTCAGTCCGCTAACTCCCCGTCCATGCCTTGTTCATTGGCCGTGAGCAGCTTCACCGGCAGCATTTTGTTCCTGAGTTCAGCATCAGACCTGACCGTGACCCGAAAATAGTGCTCCCCCAGACCGGACCACTTCCCGTTATCCTGGACTTCAAACAGGACGGCTGTACTTTGCCCGGACAAGGAACCCCAGTGCTGGTGCTGTTTTTGGGAGAACATCTCCCGCATTCTTTGGGACCGCTCTTTTTTTATCCCTTCGGGGATCTGGCCGGGCATTTCGGCGGCTTTGGTCTGAGGTCTTTTGGAATAGCTGAAGACATGCAGCTGGCTTAAGGGAAGGTCTTTGGCCGCGTTGTAGCTTTGCCCAAACTCCTGCTCGCCTTCCCCGGGAAAGCCCACGATGATGTCGGTTCCGAAAGTCATTTCGGGAACGGTCTTTTTTATTTTATTAAGCAGGGCGGAGAAATATTTCATGGAATAGGGACGGTTCATCAGTTTCAGGATTTTATCGTCGCCGCTCTGCAGGGGAAGATGCAGGTGCCGGGCCACTTTGGGAAGTTCCTCTATGGTCTCAATCAGATCATCGCCTGCATCGTCTGGTTCCAGCGAGCTTAAGCGGATCCTTTCCAGTCCCGGGATGTCGTGGATCGATTTCAGCAGCACCCTTAAAGAAGGCTTGAAATCTCCCAGCCTGACCCCGGCCAGCACCAGTTCCTTGTGCCCGGAAGCAACCAGCCGGCCGGCCTCGGCCATCAATTCGGAAAGCTCCCGGCTACGGGACTTCCCCCGGGCCAGCGGTACGATACAATAGCTGCAGCGATGGTCGCAGCCATCCTGGACCTTGAGGAAGGCCCGGGTATGTCCGGAGAATGATCTTATCCCCTCGGGGGCGGATTTTTGGCATAGTCCCAGTTCACTGAGCACTGATAAGACATTTTCCGGACTGCACCTGCCCGTAACAAGATCCGCCTGGGGTATGGCTTTCAGGGATTTTTCGTTGACCTGGCCATAACAACCAACCACCACAATTCTGCATTTTGCATTTTGCATTTTGCATTTGCGGATGACCTGCCTGGCCTGCTGATCGGCCGCCGAGGTAACGGTACAGGTGTTGATCAAAACTATATCCGCCGGCTGCCCGGGACAGTACGGGGACAGCCCGGCTTGCTCCAAAGCGGCCCGCCACAACTGGGAATCGTACTGGTTGACCTTGCAGCCAAAAGTGATGACATTAAACGTCTTCATATGCTTGATTATATCATAAAAAATACTCCGTGAAAAGTCCAGAAATCCCGGAAGCCGCATAAATAGAAAGCCCCCGCTAAAAAAAGCGGGGGCTTCTAAATTTAATCCCGGCGGCGACCTACTCTCCCACAACGTTGCCTAAGCAGTACCATCGGCCCTAGGAGGCTTAACTTCCGTGTTCGGAATGGGAACGGGTGTGACCCTCCTGGCAAAACCGCCGAAAATCTTGTATCAAAAACCGAACAGAGCTTTATTAATAAAGATTATTTAGAACTTGGATATTAAATCATTGATTATGCGACCGATGAAAACTGGTTTTTAAATTCATGGTCAAGCCGCACGGCTAAGTTAGTACTACTTGGCTTAATCCATTGCTGGACTTACACCTGTAGCCTATCAACCCGGTAGTCTTCCGGGAGCCTTCAGCTAGCATACGCTAGGGGAGATCTAATCTTGAGGTGGGTTTCCCACTTAGATGCATTCAGCGGTTATCCCATCCGAACATAGCTACCCAACCTTTGCCCTTGGCAGGACAGCTGGTACACTAGAGGTTCGTTCATCCCGGTCCTCTCGTACTAAGGACAAGACCTCTCAAATCTCCTGCGCCCACAGAGGATAGAGACCGAACTGTCTCACGACGTTCTGAACCCAGCTCACGTACCGCTTTAATGGACGAACAGTCCAACCCTTGGGACCTTCTCCAGCCCCAGGATGCGATGAGCCGACATCGAGGTGCCAAACTTTCCCGTCGATATGAACTCTTGGGGAAAATAAGCCTGTTATCCCCGGCGTACCTTTTATCCGTTGAGCGATGGCCCTTCCATTCAGAACCACCGGATCACTATGTCCTGCTTTCGCACCTGCTCGACTTGTCAGTCTCGCAGTCAAGCACGCTTATGCCATTGCACTATCAGTACGATGTCCGACCGTACCTAGCGTACCTTCGAGCTCCTCCGTTACTCTTTGGGAGGAGACCGCCCCAGTCAAACTGCCTACCATACACGGTCCCCGATCCGGATTAC harbors:
- a CDS encoding asparagine synthetase B; the encoded protein is MIFSAIFCLLLASPAFSGGILIPMDLNQSDHLKAYGVVYRCLQQGIKVQWLLNFRGGSFLTDQDQMVGQLCNLRGVSFSIVSDGDIQSIYGQMEPANMERIELEKAPKLAVYVPPTYDPWDDAVRLVLDYAEVPYATLWDEEVLAGALSQYDWLHLHHEDFTGQYGKFYLNYQNTDWYRNDVKVNTRTAQKLGYKKVSKLKLAVGQELRKYLFQGGFLFAMCSAPATLDIALAAAATDIVPREFDGDPVDPGYSSRLDFSQTLAFRDFSLMVNPYVYEHSDLDVTQEAAARGAQTYFTLFDFSAKYDPISCMLVQSHVALVREFMGQDTGFRRSKIKPGIVILAEVAGSEEVKYLHGIYGQGSFAYYGGHDPEDYQHMVGDPATDLRLFRNSPGYRLILNNILFPAAKKKQLKT
- the miaB gene encoding tRNA (N6-isopentenyl adenosine(37)-C2)-methylthiotransferase MiaB codes for the protein MSKTFYIETYGCQMNVYDSACISSLLSGAGMNKAESSEQADAVIINSCAVRGHAEERVLGRVGELKGLKLKKPGLKLIFCGCVAQEQGKTLLERFKHLDAVIGTKSYTELPAILDRLFMEDLQLCRDDISVPFQENGLGPDFIGQVTAQLAVMRGCNNHCSYCIVPYVRGPESSRPAPVVISDMGVLARQGIKEVTLVGQNVNSYRWQDISFSQLLLQACRVEGIERIRFITSHPKDLSDELIAVMAEQPKICQHLHLPLQAGSDRILALMNRRYTMGHFASLAAKARQAMPGLVLTTDIIAGFPGETESEFQETLAAVQGIRFDGAFTYKYSQRPGTAAADLPGEVSEGEKLRRLDLLIKIQQAITIESNRADIGETHEVLVEKESKRAKGQFMGRTGGNKTVAVNSGRELNPGQLVKVKIEKATQATLTGEVVQ
- the mtaB gene encoding tRNA (N(6)-L-threonylcarbamoyladenosine(37)-C(2))-methylthiotransferase MtaB, coding for MKTFNVITFGCKVNQYDSQLWRAALEQAGLSPYCPGQPADIVLINTCTVTSAADQQARQVIRKCKMQNAKCRIVVVGCYGQVNEKSLKAIPQADLVTGRCSPENVLSVLSELGLCQKSAPEGIRSFSGHTRAFLKVQDGCDHRCSYCIVPLARGKSRSRELSELMAEAGRLVASGHKELVLAGVRLGDFKPSLRVLLKSIHDIPGLERIRLSSLEPDDAGDDLIETIEELPKVARHLHLPLQSGDDKILKLMNRPYSMKYFSALLNKIKKTVPEMTFGTDIIVGFPGEGEQEFGQSYNAAKDLPLSQLHVFSYSKRPQTKAAEMPGQIPEGIKKERSQRMREMFSQKQHQHWGSLSGQSTAVLFEVQDNGKWSGLGEHYFRVTVRSDAELRNKMLPVKLLTANEQGMDGELAD